The genomic segment tataCTCTGAGAAATGTACCAAGCTTTTCGGTGTGTATACATTGAGAGTTTACGTTAATTCCGAGATACgtctaggactaaagtatacttgtagTTAGTCAATGAGTACGTGTGTAGCCTTCatatccctccagaggttgattggccGAAAGCAAATAATAAATAACTCAAAACCATTTATCATTCATTCGGTGATAttcattatattattaatatctcCACTACACAGTAATcgcactaacgtgatgtatcaatgagaaaatccgtaggagccgtgatgaggattcgaacctatgcggtgggtagtcccacgcacacgccccagacaatcTGGCCACATGGTCAAGTATTGCAATCTGGAGTTCTTCTGAACACACGAGAGTATCACACGAGCATCTGAGGTAGAATATTCCTAGATGACAGCCAGAGTACATaaggggattgtgtgaaaatcctggaccagcttcagtggaagcctcaggaaagcCTCGTGTGTTCATCAGAACTTCAGGTTGCAAgccttgaccatgtcgtggtcagATTGTCTGGGGCGTGTACGTGGAACTACCcacagcataggttcgaatcgtcatcacggctcctatggtTTTCTCAATATCTGTACTCTTAACAGTCTGGTTATTTCCATAAAATTTAAAATAATGTTGAAATTTAACAATTTAAAATATCAGCTTCATAATTTAAAACCATCAAGCTTCTCATTCTATAACTATTGCAAGTCTATGCACATGGGTCTGTACAGTACATTCATTTATTTCGTTGCCTTCCTGGAACAAGTATTTTTGGCCTTATTTTCCTCCAGGCCGTATGCATCTACATCACAATTTCTTGATTCGGaaatttctctttttttttacaaatctcTTTCCTTGGCTATCTCCTAAATGTGATAAACTGTGTATACTCCCAAGCTACAAGAAATttatttcatcctaaacctgtttCCAGCACTAGAAGACCTGTGCTTTGCCTTCCTTTCATATCTGAACTTTAACAATCctcactaacaccccccccccccttcgtcttCTTGATGTAAAACTGCTCTATAGATTGATCTTCTAAATTAATCATTCCTGCCTCTACGCTCCACAGACGGTGTCTTGTTGAACCGGCTGTCATACACAACAGGGGCTAAACAaaactgttgactcttccctttttcACTACATTGATAATGTTCTAATCTTCTTAGCAAGCACGATCTGACTTACCTGTTTACCCCTATATGCTCgccttttttctttttgtttccaTCTCTTTGTCTTAATTTTAATTCTCTGACGTCATTTTCACTTTTTTCCTTCTAGCATGTCTCCGTTTCTGCTTACTTTGCTAAGCTGCCATTAGATTTTCTGTAATGACGTTTATTCCTCAGAATGTTACCTCAGGTTTCATTCTTCTCCACtttccccttcctcactttctttcCCTTCACCTTCCTTCTTGCCTTATACTGACACTCTCCCACTCTTCCTTGTCACGACGTCATCACTTTCATATCATTTCATATGTGTGGGCTGGGTTATTTTCTTATTATATATCCATTGCTGGGTGTTCTATTTGtattgatatatttaaaacttaATTCTTATTTAATTTATTACACCCTTCTTTAGTCTCCTTCTTTCAAAGGTAAACAAGGTATGCCCAATAATTTTAATTTCACACGTGTGGGTTCTGTTATttgtttcagccacattattacgACTCATTATTTGCATTATGTAATAGTATATTTGTGGTTGTGTCAGCGAGTCAGTGCCCCAGTGAATTCTTCGAGGCCGGCACTAATTGCTACGCTGTCATCGACGAACCGGGTTCAAACATAACGTGGAGTGAGTGTCGCACCCTCTGCCAGGGACTGGCCTTCGATGCTTGGAGCGTCGACCTCGCCACCTTCGACAATGCTGAGCAACTGGAAGCCTTCTCAATCGCCTGGCTCACAGAAAGTAAGTTAAGGTGAAATATTGTTCGTAAATGTGTCAAGAAAGTTAAGTTTAGCATCTCTTCGCTATCAACAATGGTACTTTTTTATACTAATTATTGATATCACTCATGCTTTTCTGCAGCCGCCAACTATGATCCCTACCCCTACATGTGGATTGGCGTTAGCAAAGTTGACGGAGCATGGCAGTCGCTGGATGGAACGCCTCTATCCCTGCAGAGCAACATGTGGGGTCAAGGTCACCCACACGAGATGGGAATGACGGCGTTCCTCGACGACGTTACCATGGCAAACGACGAGGAATCCTATGGTCGTCAGTACTTCCACTGTTCCATGGGCATGTACGAGTACCACCGACGCTGCCTGTGTAGAGCCCAATAGTTGCTGGACTGGTTGGCCACGCAAGACTGTCACCTCCCtggggagttttttttttaagtctttcacgtaattttttaaatatcccatcaGCAAATGATAATGCAAATTAATTTGTTGTCACAACATCGACACTGATCGCGTTATTCCAAGATGTAATTAATAATTTGATAGGCACATATATAGCCTTGTTATTCATTAATAAACAATTAATAAAACTTTTCTCAGTAGTTATCGGGTTTCCTTTGCTCGT from the Procambarus clarkii isolate CNS0578487 chromosome 69, FALCON_Pclarkii_2.0, whole genome shotgun sequence genome contains:
- the LOC123772146 gene encoding C-type lectin domain family 4 member D, which codes for MSLLTQVILASALALAASQCPSEFFEAGTNCYAVIDEPGSNITWSECRTLCQGLAFDAWSVDLATFDNAEQLEAFSIAWLTETANYDPYPYMWIGVSKVDGAWQSLDGTPLSLQSNMWGQGHPHEMGMTAFLDDVTMANDEESYGRQYFHCSMGMYEYHRRCLCRAQ